The following coding sequences are from one Holophagales bacterium window:
- a CDS encoding M20/M25/M40 family metallo-hydrolase — protein MKISRNARRRVALYGGAVVVAAIVLAVPGLLKSRAPSVAVPEFDIAQLRSREATVLLREYVRIDSSNPPGRTVETARFWAEKLGCEGIPFEIVGSDPERPIVVARLSGRRRDEALLLLHHMDVFPVGDLSEWEHPPFGGVDGTGRFRDYICGRGTIDMKGQGIADFLAIASLRRDGLVPERDIVFVAEPGEETYTPEIGIGWVLDHRPDLLAGVTDVFNEGGVNEVSGDRIARFGIEVLQKAAIMATAEAAREESLKAFSEFLEARMDAEPYQVLDEVQDFLAFVAPSRSDLWGHQMSDTRAAVRAGRLSQGIPEPYRALMRDMYYSGKVLPAPGGGGFTTSVVATLLPGRSVHVRWEEMQAWATRYRVRLRLVSLTPDSVPAQRKGRAWETLRTVLALDPVERADVGPYVLSGSYTNSSYLRLRGSVRAFGISPFGLNLLDAVTVHSKNERIHLPAYIDGVERTARIVREYALAP, from the coding sequence ATGAAGATCTCCCGGAACGCGCGCCGGCGCGTCGCGCTCTACGGCGGTGCCGTCGTCGTGGCCGCGATCGTCCTCGCCGTTCCCGGGCTCCTGAAGAGCCGAGCCCCGAGCGTCGCGGTTCCCGAGTTCGACATCGCCCAGCTGCGCTCCCGCGAAGCGACCGTCCTCCTCCGGGAATACGTCAGGATCGACAGCTCGAACCCGCCGGGAAGGACCGTGGAGACGGCGCGCTTCTGGGCGGAGAAGCTCGGCTGCGAGGGAATCCCGTTCGAGATCGTCGGTTCCGACCCGGAACGCCCCATCGTCGTGGCACGCCTCTCGGGCCGCAGGAGGGATGAGGCCCTGCTTCTGCTGCACCACATGGACGTCTTCCCGGTGGGCGACCTCTCCGAATGGGAACACCCGCCTTTTGGAGGCGTGGATGGAACGGGCCGGTTCCGCGACTACATCTGCGGGCGGGGGACCATCGACATGAAGGGGCAGGGGATCGCCGACTTCCTGGCGATCGCCTCCCTCCGCCGGGACGGTCTCGTCCCGGAGCGGGACATCGTCTTCGTGGCCGAGCCGGGAGAGGAGACGTACACGCCCGAGATCGGCATCGGCTGGGTCCTGGATCACCGTCCGGACCTCCTGGCAGGGGTGACGGACGTCTTCAACGAAGGGGGCGTCAACGAGGTCTCCGGCGACAGGATCGCCCGGTTCGGGATCGAGGTCCTGCAGAAGGCAGCCATCATGGCCACGGCCGAGGCGGCGCGGGAGGAGAGCCTGAAGGCCTTCTCGGAGTTCCTGGAGGCTCGGATGGATGCGGAGCCCTACCAGGTCCTCGACGAGGTCCAGGACTTCCTCGCCTTCGTGGCTCCATCTCGGTCGGATCTCTGGGGACATCAGATGAGCGACACGCGCGCGGCCGTCCGGGCCGGCCGGCTCAGCCAGGGGATCCCTGAGCCCTACCGGGCACTCATGCGCGACATGTACTACTCGGGGAAGGTGCTGCCGGCGCCGGGGGGCGGGGGTTTCACGACGAGCGTCGTGGCCACGCTCCTCCCCGGCCGTTCGGTTCACGTGCGCTGGGAGGAGATGCAGGCCTGGGCCACCCGGTACCGGGTTCGGCTTCGACTCGTTTCCCTCACCCCCGACAGCGTTCCGGCACAGCGGAAGGGGCGGGCCTGGGAGACGCTCCGGACCGTCCTCGCCCTCGATCCCGTCGAGAGGGCGGACGTCGGTCCCTACGTGCTGTCGGGAAGCTACACGAACTCCTCCTACCTGCGCCTCCGCGGGAGCGTCCGTGCGTTCGGAATCTCGCCGTTCGGACTGAACCTCCTCGACGCCGTGACCGTCCACAGCAAGAACGAGAGGATTCACCTCCCCGCCTACATCGACGGCGTCGAGCGGACGGCCCGGATCGTTCGCGAGTACGCCCTCGCGCCCTGA
- a CDS encoding glycosyltransferase, which translates to MKLSIIMPAYNERKTLREIVARVLAVDLGPIEKELVIVDDGSTDGTRDILRELDGRDGIRAVFQPCNLGKGAAVWAGLRASTGDLVVIQDADLEYDPREIPGLLRPVLEGEADVVYGSRFLGHPGGHRVLYFWHAMGNRLLTLMSNMFTNLNLTDMETCYKVMTRSVVDRLDLQSKRFGIEPEITCKVSRMHARIFEIPISYHGRTYEEGKKIGFKDALQAVWVILKFFRWEAPRGDVGGMTLRRMEKLAPYNAWLHDRFDAALGQRVLEVGSGVGNQTRFFVDRERVVASDVEIHYVRELKAKFGDRSNVRIASYRFPLADADRSELAAEKVDTIVCLNVLEHIEDDGGTLRDFASVLPKDGRLVLLVPSLKALYGTLDVHLHHFRRYERDELKRLVTNAGFEIEKIRFLNRPGVFGWWLNSRVLKRKVLPKGQLAAFRWLLPLLKLEEKTDPSFGMSLLVLARKA; encoded by the coding sequence GTGAAGCTGTCGATCATCATGCCCGCCTACAACGAGCGGAAGACCCTCCGCGAGATCGTCGCCCGGGTTCTCGCCGTCGACCTCGGGCCCATCGAGAAGGAGCTCGTCATCGTCGACGACGGGTCGACGGACGGCACGCGCGACATCCTCCGCGAGCTGGACGGCCGGGACGGCATCCGCGCCGTATTCCAGCCGTGCAACCTCGGGAAGGGGGCGGCGGTCTGGGCCGGGCTGCGCGCCTCGACGGGCGACCTCGTCGTCATCCAGGACGCGGATCTCGAGTACGACCCGCGCGAGATTCCGGGTCTCCTCCGGCCGGTCCTCGAAGGAGAGGCGGACGTCGTCTACGGCTCGCGGTTCCTCGGTCACCCGGGCGGGCACCGGGTCCTCTACTTCTGGCACGCGATGGGGAACCGGCTCCTGACTCTCATGTCCAACATGTTCACGAACCTGAACCTGACGGACATGGAGACCTGCTACAAGGTGATGACGCGCTCCGTCGTCGACCGGCTCGACCTGCAGTCGAAGCGGTTCGGAATCGAGCCCGAGATCACCTGCAAGGTTTCCCGGATGCACGCGCGGATCTTCGAGATTCCGATCTCGTACCACGGCCGGACGTACGAGGAGGGCAAGAAGATCGGCTTCAAGGACGCCCTCCAGGCCGTCTGGGTCATCCTGAAGTTCTTCCGCTGGGAGGCCCCGCGGGGGGACGTGGGCGGGATGACGCTCCGGAGGATGGAGAAGCTCGCGCCCTACAACGCCTGGCTCCACGACCGTTTCGACGCCGCGCTCGGACAGCGGGTCCTGGAGGTCGGCTCGGGCGTCGGCAACCAGACGCGGTTCTTCGTCGACCGCGAACGCGTCGTGGCGTCGGACGTCGAGATCCACTACGTCCGCGAGCTGAAGGCGAAGTTCGGAGACCGCTCGAACGTCAGGATCGCCTCGTACCGCTTTCCCCTCGCCGACGCGGACCGCTCCGAGCTCGCGGCCGAGAAGGTCGACACGATCGTCTGCCTGAACGTCCTCGAGCACATCGAGGACGACGGTGGCACGCTGCGCGACTTCGCGTCGGTCCTTCCGAAGGACGGCCGGCTCGTCCTGCTCGTCCCGTCGCTGAAGGCTCTCTACGGAACGCTCGACGTCCACCTCCACCACTTCCGCCGGTACGAGCGGGACGAGCTGAAGCGCCTCGTGACGAACGCGGGGTTCGAGATCGAGAAGATCCGTTTCCTGAACCGGCCGGGAGTCTTCGGCTGGTGGCTCAACTCGCGGGTCCTGAAGCGGAAGGTCCTGCCGAAGGGGCAGCTCGCGGCGTTCCGATGGCTCCTCCCGCTGCTGAAGCTCGAGGAGAAGACCGATCCCTCGTTCGGGATGTCGCTTCTCGTCCTGGCGCGGAAGGCGTGA
- a CDS encoding glycosyltransferase family 39 protein, with amino-acid sequence MMRPLGRAAAAGAVLLALLGALLAVDHQRLDSATMDEPFHALAGCEYALSGTYWANLEHPPLAKLLAGVSAGLAGARPPRLPAPFSFRTAESPQPFLYQNEIPPERLLAAARRPFPLLFVGVVLLASFAAWRAAGPVAGLGTALLLAFEPTLVAHAAFLHTDVVAALGFLATVVAAHRALMRPSALRWAGTGLLLGLSLSAKFTAVFLVPILLVLVLVRLLAGRRETGRFSLAPLGGLLLASGVAGAVLLGVYAVSMRNMPSAEAERSARYFLLGRLASSGTVERVARISRLLPPAGHYVAGLAGVAEQNRRGGGINVFRREVSIEGFPSYFPVAFLVKSSVGYLAALLVAAGLVAARRVRPGFGALVFLLPPAYVFLASAASSYNIGVRHVLPAVPLLAVASTVAITRGFSRNVGAAVLAGLGLLQAGETLAVHPHEISFFNVAAGGPSRGHLWLNDSNLDWGQDLVRLARELERRGDVAGTTVAYFGGADPRHDVPKARLFDAATTPLTPGLYAVSSFLLAAGPELMAFHGDVPRAVGYQRLRRALAERGTREGRVGYSILLYRLPEERTPPP; translated from the coding sequence ATGATGCGTCCTCTCGGCCGGGCCGCGGCGGCGGGAGCCGTCCTCCTCGCGCTCCTGGGCGCGCTGCTCGCCGTCGACCACCAGCGGCTCGACAGCGCCACGATGGACGAGCCGTTCCACGCGCTCGCCGGCTGCGAGTACGCACTCTCCGGGACCTACTGGGCGAACCTCGAGCATCCCCCGCTCGCCAAGCTCCTCGCGGGGGTTTCGGCCGGTCTCGCGGGAGCCCGCCCGCCCCGGCTCCCAGCCCCCTTCAGCTTCCGGACCGCGGAGTCGCCCCAGCCGTTCCTCTACCAGAACGAGATCCCGCCGGAGCGGCTCCTCGCGGCCGCACGCCGGCCCTTCCCTCTTCTCTTCGTCGGGGTCGTCCTCCTCGCCTCTTTCGCCGCGTGGCGGGCGGCCGGGCCCGTGGCCGGCCTCGGTACGGCGCTCCTCCTCGCCTTCGAGCCGACGCTCGTCGCCCACGCGGCCTTCCTCCACACCGACGTCGTCGCGGCCCTCGGCTTCCTGGCGACCGTCGTGGCGGCGCACCGGGCGCTGATGCGCCCGTCCGCGCTCCGGTGGGCGGGAACCGGCCTCCTCCTCGGCCTCTCCCTCTCGGCGAAGTTCACGGCGGTCTTCCTCGTCCCGATCCTCCTCGTCCTCGTTCTCGTGCGGCTCCTCGCGGGCCGCCGGGAGACGGGGCGCTTCTCGCTGGCGCCGCTCGGAGGACTGCTCCTCGCATCGGGAGTGGCCGGGGCCGTCCTGCTCGGGGTCTATGCCGTCTCGATGCGGAACATGCCGTCTGCCGAGGCGGAGAGATCGGCCCGGTACTTCCTCCTCGGCCGGCTGGCGTCCTCCGGGACCGTGGAGCGAGTCGCCCGCATCTCTCGTCTTCTCCCGCCCGCGGGGCACTACGTGGCCGGGCTCGCCGGCGTCGCGGAACAGAACCGGCGGGGAGGCGGGATCAACGTCTTTCGGAGAGAAGTCTCGATCGAGGGATTCCCCTCGTACTTCCCGGTCGCGTTCCTCGTGAAGTCCTCGGTCGGCTACCTCGCCGCGCTCCTCGTCGCCGCGGGGCTGGTCGCCGCGCGGCGCGTCCGGCCCGGCTTCGGCGCCCTCGTCTTCCTCCTCCCGCCCGCCTACGTCTTTCTCGCGAGCGCGGCGAGCAGCTACAACATCGGCGTGAGGCACGTCCTGCCCGCCGTGCCGCTGCTCGCGGTCGCCTCGACGGTCGCGATCACGCGCGGGTTCTCCCGCAACGTGGGTGCGGCGGTGCTCGCCGGGCTCGGGTTGCTCCAGGCGGGCGAGACCCTCGCCGTCCACCCCCACGAGATCTCTTTCTTCAACGTCGCCGCGGGGGGGCCGTCCCGTGGGCACCTCTGGCTGAACGACTCGAACCTCGACTGGGGCCAGGACCTCGTCCGGCTCGCTCGCGAGCTCGAACGGCGCGGCGACGTGGCCGGCACGACGGTCGCGTACTTCGGTGGCGCGGACCCGAGGCACGACGTCCCGAAGGCCCGCCTCTTCGACGCCGCGACGACGCCACTGACCCCCGGGCTCTACGCGGTCTCCTCGTTCCTGCTCGCGGCCGGTCCGGAGCTGATGGCCTTCCACGGGGACGTGCCCCGCGCGGTGGGCTACCAGCGGCTGCGCCGAGCGCTGGCGGAACGGGGGACGCGGGAGGGGCGCGTGGGATACTCGATCCTCCTTTACCGCCTGCCCGAGGAGAGGACTCCGCCGCCGTGA
- a CDS encoding glycosyltransferase family 2 protein has protein sequence MRHGKRIAVVMPAYNAEKTLLRSFEEIPKEFVDDILLVDDASRDGTVALARTIEGLEVVVHPANRGYGGNQKTCYGTALARGADVVVMIHPDHQYDASVLHDLIEPIAEGKVDAMFGSRMLGGRPLEGGMPKWKYLANVFLTAIENATFYLYLTEYHSGLRAYSRRYLESVNLASFSDDFVFDTEIIAAGIWKGMRIREIPIVTRYFDEASQINFFRSCVYGLSILGVMVRYKLQKWGYRSDPIFR, from the coding sequence ATGCGCCATGGGAAGCGGATTGCCGTCGTCATGCCCGCCTACAACGCCGAGAAGACCCTCCTCAGGAGCTTCGAGGAGATCCCGAAGGAGTTCGTCGACGACATCCTTCTCGTCGACGACGCTTCCCGCGACGGGACCGTGGCGCTCGCCCGCACGATCGAGGGTCTCGAGGTCGTCGTCCACCCGGCGAACCGGGGCTACGGCGGAAACCAGAAGACCTGCTACGGGACCGCCCTGGCGCGCGGGGCCGACGTCGTGGTCATGATCCATCCCGACCATCAGTACGACGCGTCGGTCCTCCACGACCTGATCGAGCCGATCGCCGAGGGGAAGGTCGACGCGATGTTCGGGAGCCGGATGCTCGGGGGGCGGCCTCTCGAGGGCGGCATGCCGAAGTGGAAGTACCTCGCGAACGTCTTCCTCACGGCCATCGAGAACGCGACCTTCTACCTCTACCTCACCGAGTACCACTCGGGCCTGCGCGCCTACTCGCGCCGCTACCTCGAGTCGGTGAACCTCGCATCCTTCTCCGACGACTTCGTCTTCGACACCGAGATCATCGCGGCCGGCATCTGGAAGGGGATGCGGATCCGGGAGATCCCGATCGTCACCCGTTACTTCGACGAGGCGTCGCAGATCAACTTCTTCCGCTCCTGCGTCTACGGTCTCTCGATCCTCGGCGTCATGGTCCGCTACAAGCTCCAGAAGTGGGGCTACCGCAGCGACCCGATCTTCCGGTGA
- a CDS encoding polysaccharide deacetylase family protein, producing MPPRLALKVDVDTLRGTVEGVPRLLDLLARHGARATFLFSLGPDSTGKAVKRVFRRGFVKKVMSASPAASYGIRTMLYGTLLPAPDIGTRKDAVLRMREAAAAGHECGVHAWDHVDWHDRLPRMDRGEVFATFGRAAERFADVFGRAAEVAGAPGWTANGLSVEAYESRGIRVASDTRGGPPFRPLRSDGTTSSLVEVPSTLPTLDELLAFDEFRGEKRDGAVDSLRRAVREAEGISVHSVHTEIEGGRAFAGLFARQLEAWVEDGVSFVTLSDAAAGAGALPARPLRFTAVRGRSVPVATGEPAGQS from the coding sequence CTGCCTCCGCGCCTCGCCCTGAAGGTCGACGTCGACACGCTTCGAGGGACGGTCGAGGGGGTTCCCCGCCTCCTCGACCTCCTCGCCCGCCACGGCGCGCGCGCCACGTTTCTCTTCTCGCTCGGACCCGACTCGACCGGGAAGGCGGTAAAGCGCGTCTTTCGGCGCGGCTTCGTGAAGAAGGTCATGAGCGCCTCGCCGGCCGCGTCCTACGGAATCCGGACGATGCTCTACGGAACGCTCCTGCCGGCGCCCGACATCGGCACGCGCAAGGACGCCGTCCTCCGGATGCGCGAGGCGGCCGCGGCGGGACACGAGTGCGGCGTCCACGCCTGGGACCACGTCGACTGGCACGACCGGCTGCCGCGGATGGATCGGGGCGAGGTCTTCGCGACGTTCGGCCGGGCGGCGGAGCGGTTCGCCGACGTCTTCGGCCGGGCGGCGGAAGTGGCGGGAGCGCCCGGGTGGACGGCGAACGGCCTTTCCGTAGAAGCCTACGAATCGCGCGGCATCCGCGTGGCTTCGGACACACGCGGAGGGCCGCCCTTCCGTCCGCTCCGGTCCGACGGGACCACGTCCTCGCTCGTGGAGGTCCCCTCCACCCTTCCGACGCTCGACGAGCTCCTCGCCTTCGACGAGTTCCGCGGGGAGAAACGCGACGGGGCGGTCGACTCCCTTCGGCGGGCCGTTCGAGAGGCGGAGGGAATCAGCGTCCACTCCGTCCACACGGAGATCGAGGGAGGGCGGGCGTTCGCGGGCCTCTTCGCCCGGCAGCTCGAGGCCTGGGTCGAGGACGGAGTCTCCTTCGTGACCCTCTCCGACGCCGCAGCCGGCGCCGGCGCACTCCCGGCACGACCGCTCCGGTTCACGGCCGTCCGTGGAAGGTCGGTCCCGGTGGCGACCGGAGAGCCCGCGGGTCAATCGTAA
- a CDS encoding glycosyltransferase, whose amino-acid sequence MTNSAPAARKVSIVIPVYNEERNLPHLLPRLVPVLEGLGRPWEVVFVDDGSRDRSLALLKEAARGCPGRVKAVELLRNAGQHMAIMAAFGETDGEYVITLDADLQNPPEEIPKLVAKMDEGYDVVGTVRTKRKDSLFRKAASRLVNRTTGLLTGMRLGDYGCMLRGYHRDVVDVMTASDEVSTFIPALAQLYARRPVEIEVAHEERAEGESKYSLLRLVRLNFDLMTGFSVVPLQLFGLLGFLTALFGFGFGLFLLVRRVIVGSEVEGVFTLFALAFLVMGVIMAGVGMVGEYVGRIYQQVRGRPRFLVRRVHAGKEEP is encoded by the coding sequence GTGACGAATTCCGCCCCCGCCGCCCGCAAGGTCTCCATCGTCATCCCCGTCTACAACGAGGAGAGGAACCTGCCGCACCTCCTTCCGAGGCTCGTACCGGTTCTCGAAGGGCTGGGGAGGCCGTGGGAGGTCGTCTTCGTCGACGACGGCTCGCGCGACCGTTCGCTCGCCCTCCTGAAGGAGGCCGCCCGGGGGTGTCCGGGGCGCGTGAAGGCGGTCGAGCTCCTGCGCAACGCCGGGCAGCACATGGCGATCATGGCCGCGTTCGGGGAGACGGACGGCGAGTACGTCATCACGCTCGACGCGGACCTGCAGAACCCGCCGGAGGAGATCCCGAAGCTCGTGGCGAAGATGGACGAGGGGTACGACGTCGTCGGGACGGTGAGGACGAAGAGAAAGGACTCGCTCTTCCGGAAGGCCGCCTCGCGCCTCGTGAACCGGACGACCGGGCTCCTGACCGGCATGCGGCTCGGCGACTACGGCTGCATGCTGCGGGGCTACCACCGCGACGTCGTCGACGTGATGACCGCGTCCGACGAGGTCTCGACGTTCATCCCGGCGCTGGCGCAGCTCTACGCGCGCAGGCCCGTCGAGATCGAGGTCGCGCACGAGGAGAGGGCGGAGGGGGAGTCGAAGTACTCGCTCCTGCGTCTCGTGCGGCTCAACTTCGACCTGATGACCGGCTTCTCGGTCGTCCCCCTCCAGCTGTTCGGCCTCCTCGGGTTCCTGACGGCGCTCTTCGGGTTCGGTTTCGGCCTCTTCCTTCTCGTCCGGCGCGTCATCGTCGGCTCCGAGGTGGAGGGGGTCTTCACGCTTTTCGCTCTCGCGTTCCTCGTGATGGGGGTCATCATGGCGGGCGTGGGAATGGTCGGCGAGTACGTCGGGCGGATCTACCAGCAGGTGCGTGGCCGCCCGCGCTTCCTCGTCCGCCGCGTCCACGCGGGAAAGGAGGAGCCATGA
- a CDS encoding glycosyltransferase family 39 protein, with protein MGPYLTSGSRFRAEPLPVASRVLLWTLLAIAVTFLVVETGHTPFFEPDESRYAEIPREMLATGDLVAPRLNGYRYYEKPPLHYWAVAASMSLFGEEEWAARLPVKLSAAGMVLVTVLFARRRFGERVALLAGLIVATSLLVVALARLNIIDPPLSLALSSAAFAFASFQEHERSGDRGRARAALYLLHFSCAAAVMLKGLVGLVLPGGAILVWALLSRRISIVPRLFSPGPLILFLALVLPWHLAIARRDKEWFDFYVVGEHFRRYFETGHRRSANPLIFVWALLLGLLPWTPYLGRLAGAFPSVRRGEWRERGAEAFLQVFWILVLLFFTASRSKLVPYILPVWPAVAVLVALGLERARQRGAPLRPERRVAGLLFGVLTGAVAAYAFGAGMAARYGVVAEAAVATAFLGLGALLNLLPARGDARSPRRPASTERLALTVAAPWIGFVAALVFALPSVARSITPWPMVAVLKRELRPDDLLLQKGHYVQAPAFYTKRLTPIAGLPWSELDFGREEARRRGLYLSDEEFARKWHGPARVLCIVHFGHLRDFGNPARGLSLPHVLAKSPNGKFYLVANRP; from the coding sequence TTGGGCCCGTACCTGACGAGCGGGAGCCGCTTCCGCGCCGAGCCGCTTCCGGTCGCCTCCCGCGTCCTCCTCTGGACGCTCCTCGCGATCGCCGTCACGTTCCTCGTCGTCGAGACCGGGCACACCCCCTTCTTCGAGCCCGACGAGTCGCGCTACGCCGAGATCCCCCGCGAGATGCTCGCCACCGGCGACCTCGTCGCGCCGCGCCTGAACGGGTATCGGTACTACGAGAAGCCGCCGCTCCACTACTGGGCCGTCGCGGCGTCGATGTCCCTGTTCGGCGAGGAGGAGTGGGCGGCGCGCCTCCCGGTGAAGCTCTCGGCCGCCGGGATGGTCCTCGTCACCGTCCTCTTCGCCCGGCGGCGCTTCGGGGAGAGGGTCGCCCTCCTGGCGGGGCTGATCGTGGCGACGTCGCTGCTCGTCGTCGCGCTCGCCCGCCTCAACATCATCGATCCCCCCCTCTCGCTGGCCCTCTCGTCGGCGGCGTTCGCCTTCGCCTCCTTCCAGGAGCACGAGCGATCTGGGGACCGGGGACGCGCCCGGGCCGCGCTCTACCTCCTCCACTTCTCCTGCGCGGCGGCCGTGATGCTCAAGGGCCTCGTCGGCCTCGTCCTTCCCGGGGGGGCGATCCTCGTCTGGGCACTCCTGTCGAGGAGGATCTCGATCGTGCCGAGACTCTTCTCGCCCGGGCCCCTGATCCTGTTCCTCGCCCTCGTCCTGCCGTGGCACCTCGCCATTGCGCGCCGCGACAAGGAGTGGTTCGACTTCTACGTCGTCGGCGAGCATTTCCGGCGGTACTTCGAGACCGGGCACCGCCGGAGCGCCAACCCTCTCATCTTCGTCTGGGCACTCCTCCTGGGCCTGCTCCCATGGACCCCGTACCTGGGCAGGCTCGCGGGGGCCTTTCCCTCGGTCCGCCGCGGGGAATGGCGGGAGAGGGGCGCCGAAGCGTTCCTCCAGGTCTTCTGGATCCTCGTCCTCCTCTTCTTCACGGCGTCGCGGTCGAAGCTCGTTCCCTACATCCTTCCGGTCTGGCCGGCCGTGGCCGTCCTCGTCGCGCTCGGCCTCGAGAGGGCCCGGCAGCGGGGAGCGCCGCTGCGCCCGGAGAGAAGGGTCGCGGGTCTTCTCTTCGGCGTTCTGACCGGCGCCGTCGCCGCATACGCTTTTGGGGCGGGGATGGCGGCCCGGTACGGTGTGGTGGCCGAGGCCGCCGTCGCGACGGCCTTTCTCGGCCTCGGGGCCCTCCTGAACCTTCTCCCGGCCCGGGGCGACGCCCGCTCCCCGCGGAGGCCCGCCTCGACGGAACGCCTCGCCCTCACGGTCGCGGCCCCGTGGATCGGGTTCGTCGCGGCTCTCGTTTTCGCTCTCCCCTCCGTCGCCAGGTCCATCACTCCCTGGCCAATGGTGGCCGTCCTGAAGCGCGAGCTGCGTCCCGACGACCTCCTCCTGCAGAAGGGGCACTACGTGCAGGCGCCAGCCTTCTACACCAAGAGGCTGACGCCCATCGCCGGCCTCCCGTGGAGCGAGCTCGACTTCGGGCGCGAGGAGGCCCGCCGCCGCGGTCTCTACCTGTCCGACGAAGAGTTCGCCCGGAAGTGGCACGGGCCCGCCCGGGTCCTCTGCATCGTCCACTTCGGCCACCTTCGCGACTTCGGAAACCCCGCCCGCGGCCTTTCCCTGCCGCACGTCCTCGCGAAGAGCCCCAATGGGAAGTTCTATCTCGTCGCGAACCGGCCGTGA
- a CDS encoding ABC transporter ATP-binding protein has protein sequence MGVLRPPPRLLPGGRLSARSPVAVEARDLSKVYRRWGRTRAFGTLKSALLGRGFGKVLEPSETVSALSGVSFDVRRGETFGVIGANGSGKSTLLKLVAGLFKPTSGTLRVDGKVSALIELGAGFHPEISGRENVVINGVMLGLTRREIERKLPSIIEFSGLSEFIDEPVKTYSSGMYVRLGFAVAVHVDPEVLVVDEVLAVGDEAFARRCLDTIKEFSARGKTIFFVSHSLVLVEELCDRVLYLSGGRVAGLAEPREMLAAYRLDVSAGEGTRLLAEHAVEQETLRAEEAAPAPGPAPETANEVEAPPAERARRWGDRSATIDGVRLLGVAGDERYAFRTGEPVTVEIEATPARPLSDFVFGVGLFTPEDVCVHGTNTEIDGLMPGAFDGPARVRLTIGSCDLGPGTYLIDVAVHARNGTPYDYWRGACRFRVDSPRTEAGIWSPERSWSTEGGVSWART, from the coding sequence GTGGGCGTTCTTCGACCGCCTCCGCGACTCCTTCCCGGAGGCCGTCTGAGCGCGCGCTCTCCCGTCGCCGTCGAGGCGCGCGACCTCTCGAAGGTCTACCGGCGGTGGGGCCGGACCCGGGCGTTCGGGACGCTGAAGTCGGCGCTCCTCGGGCGGGGCTTCGGAAAGGTTCTCGAGCCGTCGGAGACGGTTTCGGCGCTGTCGGGCGTCTCGTTCGACGTGCGGCGCGGCGAGACGTTCGGCGTCATCGGGGCGAACGGCTCGGGGAAGTCGACGCTCCTCAAGCTCGTCGCCGGCCTCTTCAAGCCGACCTCCGGGACGCTCCGCGTCGACGGCAAGGTGTCGGCCCTCATCGAGCTCGGCGCGGGCTTCCACCCGGAGATCTCGGGGCGCGAGAACGTCGTCATCAACGGCGTCATGCTCGGCCTGACGCGCCGCGAAATCGAGCGCAAGCTCCCGTCGATCATCGAGTTCTCCGGGCTCTCGGAGTTCATCGACGAGCCGGTGAAGACCTACTCGTCCGGGATGTACGTGAGGCTCGGGTTCGCCGTCGCGGTTCACGTCGACCCCGAGGTCCTCGTCGTCGACGAGGTCCTCGCGGTGGGCGACGAGGCGTTCGCCCGGCGCTGCCTCGACACGATCAAGGAGTTCTCCGCGAGGGGAAAGACGATCTTCTTCGTCTCCCACTCGCTCGTCCTCGTCGAGGAGCTCTGCGATCGCGTCCTCTACCTTTCCGGAGGAAGGGTCGCGGGGCTCGCCGAGCCGCGCGAGATGCTCGCCGCATACAGGCTGGATGTGTCCGCGGGCGAGGGGACGCGCCTCCTCGCCGAGCACGCCGTGGAGCAGGAGACGCTCCGGGCCGAGGAGGCCGCCCCGGCGCCCGGCCCGGCGCCCGAGACCGCGAACGAGGTCGAAGCCCCGCCGGCCGAGAGGGCCCGCCGCTGGGGAGACCGGTCGGCGACGATCGACGGTGTCCGGCTCCTCGGGGTCGCCGGCGACGAGCGCTACGCGTTCCGGACGGGAGAGCCCGTCACGGTCGAGATCGAGGCGACCCCCGCGCGCCCCCTCTCCGACTTCGTCTTCGGCGTCGGCCTCTTCACGCCGGAGGACGTCTGCGTTCACGGCACCAACACCGAGATCGACGGGCTCATGCCCGGCGCGTTCGACGGGCCGGCGCGGGTCCGGCTCACGATCGGGAGCTGCGACCTCGGCCCCGGCACCTACCTGATCGACGTCGCGGTCCACGCGCGCAACGGAACGCCCTACGACTACTGGCGCGGGGCATGCCGGTTCCGCGTCGACTCGCCGCGGACCGAGGCCGGAATCTGGTCTCCCGAGCGGTCCTGGTCCACCGAGGGGGGAGTCTCTTGGGCCCGTACCTGA